The nucleotide window CGCGGGCGGTGCCACGCTTTCCGGCACGCTGACCAAGGCGGCGGTGGCGGGTGTGGCCACGTTCAACAACCTGAGCGTCGACAAGGTCGGGACCACCTACAATTTGGGTGCCACCTCGGGTGCCCTGACCGGTGCGACCAGCAACAACTTCACGATCACTCCGGCGGCTGCCACCCACTACACGGTCTCCGCTCCGGGCAGCGCCACGGCAGGCACGGCCTTCAACGTCACGGTGACGGCTCTCGACCAGTTCAACAATACCGCCACCGGCTATGCGGGCACGGTTCACTTCACCAGCAGCGATGCAGCAGCCACGCTTCCGGCGGATACCACGTTGACCAGCGGTGTGGGCACCTTCAGCGCCACGCTGAGAACCGCGGGCAGCCGCACAATCACGGCGACCGACACGGTCACCGGTTCCATCACCGGCACCTCCGCTTCGATCACAGTCAACCCGGCGGCAGCGACCCACTATGCGGTGTCCGCTCCGGGCAGCGCGACGGCAGGCACGGCCTTCAACGTGACGGTGACGGCTCTTGACCAGTTCAACAACACGGCCACCGGCTACGCGGGCACGGTTCACTTCACCAGCAGCGATGCCCAGGCGGTTCTCCCCGCGAACAGCACACTGACCAGCGGTGTGGGCACCTTCAGCGCCACGCTGAAGACCGCGGGTAGCCGCACGATCACGGCGACCGACACGGTCACCGGCTCCATCACCGGCACGTCCGCTGGCATCACTGTAACGGCGGGCGCGGATGCGAAGCTGGTCTTCGTCCAGCAGCCATCGACCACGGTGGCGGGTGTCTCGATCGCTCCGGCGGTGACGGTGCAGATCCAGGATACCTTCGGCAACCCGACCTCCAGCACCTCGAACGTGACGGTGGCTCTCGGCAACGCGGGTGGTGCCACGCTTTCCGGCACGCTGACCAAGGCGGCGGTCGCGGGCGTGGCCACGTTCAACAACCTGAGCGTGGACAAGGTCGGCACCACCTACAATCTCGGTGCCACCTCGGGTGCCCTGACTGGTGCGACGAGCAACAACTTCACGATCACTCCGGCGGCGGCGACCCACTACACGGTGTCCGCTCCGGCGAATGCCACGGCTGGCACGGCCTTCAACGTGACGGTGACGGCGCTCGACCAATTCAACAACACGGCCACCGGCTACGCGGGCACGGTTCACTTCACCAGTAGCGATGCTCCGGCCACGCTTCCGGCCAACAGCACGTTGACCAATGGTGTTGGCACCTTCAGCGCCACCCTGAAGACCGGCGGTAATCAGACCATCACGGCGACCGATACGGTCACCAGTTCGATCACCGGCACCAGTGGCAACATCAACGTTGATCCTCGTTCCGATCTGGCCGTGACCGTCACGGACTCCCCCGATCCGGTGTTTGCGGGCAACAACATCACCTACACGATCAACGTCGTGAACAACGGTCCAAGCGCGGCGGCGTCCGTCTCGCTGTCAGACACCTTGCCTGCCGGAACGACCTTCGTGTCCTTCACCGCTCCGGGCGGATGGACGCCTTCGACTCCGGCTATCAATGGTACCGGTACGGTGACCGTGACCAAGTCCAGCGTAGCCCCGGCGGAAACCGCGAGCTTCACGCTTGTCGTCAAGGTGGCGGCCTCCGTGTTGAGTGGCACCGTGATCAGCGACACCGCGAGCATCACGACCAGCACCACCGAGCTCAATACCGGCAACAATTCCGCGACCACCACCACCACGGTGACGGCCAACGCCGACCTCGCGGTGACGGTGACGGATGCTCCGGATCCGGTGACCGCAGGACAGAACCTCACCTACACGATCAGCTATGCGAACGCCGGTCCGAGCGACGCCGCCACCGTAACGGTGAGCGATACGCTTCCGGCTGGAACGACCTTCGTGTCCTCCACTTCTCCGGGCGGATGGTCGGCCACGACTCCGGTGGTGGGCAGCGCGGGCACCGTGACCTTCACTTCGGCGAGCATCGCCAGTGGTGGTTCCGGTTTGTTCACCATCGTCGTGAAGGTGGCACCCAGTGTCGCCTCCGGCACGGTGATCTCCAACACCGCGACCATCACTTCGGCCTCCACCGATCCGAATTCCGGCAACAACAGCGCCACCGCGACCACCACCGTTACCCGTTCCGCGGATCTGGCCCTCACCGCCACGGCCACGCCGGACCCGGTGAATGCCACCCAGAACGCGACCTACACGATTGATGTGATCAACAACGGTCCAAGCGATGCGGCCAATGCCCTCGTCACCTTCCCGTTCCCGGCGAATGTGACCTTCGTGTCCGCCTCGACTCCGGCGGGCTGGACGAAGACCTCCACGAACAATGTGGGGGATGCCACCGGCACGGTGACCTACACCGCTACCTCGGTCGCAGCCTCCGCCACCGCGCAATTCGTGGTCGTGCTGAAGGTGAACGCCACCGCGCCGAACAACTCGCACTTGGACAACACCATCACGGTGAGCGCTGTGACGACCGATCCGACTCCCGGCAACAACAGCGCCTCCCCGAGTCCGCTGGTGAAGAGCGGTGCCGATCTGGCCATCAGCGGTAGCGCTTCCACCCCGGCGGTTGCGGGTTCTGACATTACCTACACCTTCACCGCGACCAACAACGGCCCGCTTGATGCGGACAGCGCCGTGGTGACCAGCGTGCTGCCGGTGGGAACGACCTTCGTGTCCGCGGTCACGCCTTCCGGCTGGACCCTTGCTGGTTCCTCCCCGGCGGTGGGATCGAATGGCACGGTAACCTTCACCCGTCCGCTGCTCGCGAACGGTGCCACGGCGGACTTCACGGTCGTCGCCCACATCAATGCGAATGTCGCTTCCGGCACCGCGCTCCATAATGGCATCGCGGCGGCGTCCTCCACGTTGGACATCTTCCCGCTGAACAGCAGCGCGAGCCTCGATTCCACGGTCGTCACCCGCGCTGACCTGGCAGTGACGCTCGTTGGGGCTCCGGATCCGGTGCTGGCCAATGACAATCTCACTTACACCATCACCGTGGCCAACAACGGTCCGAGCGATGCCACGGGTGTGAGTGTCAGCCTGCCACTGGCTTCCTCGACCACGTTCACGTCCGCCACCGGTGCCGGTTGGTCGATTTCTTCTCCTGCGGTTGACAGCACCGGCACGGTGACCTTCTCCGGCGGTGCGATCACCCACGGCTCGTCCGCCATCCTCACGGTGGTGACGACGGTGGCGAGCGGCACTTCGAATGGCAGCACCATCTCTGCCACGGCGACCGCCAGCGGAGGCAGCGATCTCGATCCGAACCTGGGCAACAACAGTGCCACCGAAACGGTGGAGGTGGGCACGGTCGACCCGACCGTCCTCCAGCTTGCCACCACGGGCACGCTCAACCGCCAGACCGGTTTGTTCGAACTGAATGTGAAGGTGACGAATACCACGCCGCATGCGATCAATGGCTTCCGCCTGCATGTGGACTACAGCGCCTATCTGGCGGCCTTCCCGAGCCTGCGCTTGTGGAATGCGACCAGCCTCACGCCGTCCCCCTATGTGGACTATCCGTATCCGGTGGCGATCGATGGCGTGGTGAATGTGAAGCTCGTCTTCTACACCAGCACCCGCACCTTCCCGGTCCAGTTCAGCCCGATCCTCACGGTCGAGAAGCTGCCGACCTCCCAGACCTCCGACACGAATGGTGCGGGCGTCCAGGCTACTGCGAAGAAGCTGCTGGATGGCACGGTGCTGATCGAATTCCCGTCCGTGGTGGGTCACTGGTACCGCGTCCGCTACAGTTCGGACATGGTTCACTGGAACGACTGCCCGGTGCCGCTCCAGGCCGGTGGCAGCAAGACCCAGTGGATCGACAGCGGTGCGCCGTTCACGAACATCTCGCCGGCCGATCCGTCCGTCACCAGCCGCTTCTACATCGTGAACGAAATCCCCGCTCCGTAAGCGGAGACGGTCCTTGTCCTTCCTGATCGTCGAAAACCGACCTCCCGCCCCATCATGAATTCCCGTTTCTCCCTGATGTTCCTCGCCGCCCTTGGGACTGCCTCCGTGGCCCAAGGCGGGGATCTCCGTGATCCCGCCCCGGACGATTCCAAGGCTGCATCGAACATCGTCCAGGCTTCCGAACCGTCGCCATGGCGCTTCGGAGCCAGCTACGCTCCATTCATCGGACTGAAAACGACGTTCTCCGGACTCGGCCGGTTCAACAGCCCTTTCACCCCGCAGCCTCTCGGTGGCGGTCAGAACCGGGACTATGACGACGGCTTCGTCCACGTCGACTCCTCCGGACCGAACAGCGGCGGCACCTGGAACTGGGGTTACGACAATAACAGCCAGTACAACCCGGCGGGCAATGGCTCGATCAATCTCTCGATCAGCAACAGCCAATCCAACGCCAGCGCGGAGGAAAAGGGCGGGGGACAGGGATTCGAGCTTATGGGCTACCGTGATCTCGGTGCCGTGGAGTGGGCCAGTCTCGGCGGCCGCAAGACCACCTGGGGTCTGCGCGGCGGCCTGCAGTACGCCCGCGTGAACATGAGCAATCATGATCTGCTGACGTCCGGCCTCACCACCGTGACGGATTCCTTCGGCCTCGGTGGTCAGATTCCTCCCGGTGCTCCGTATTCGGGTTCGTTCAATGGCCCGGGCACGGTGCTGGATGACAACCCCGTCCGCACCATCACCAATGGCGGCACGGCCCTCGTTTCCGGCACCCGCGATCTGGACACCGATCTGTTCATCGCGAACTTCGGACCTTATTTCGAAATTCCGGTGACGGATCGCTTCAATGTCCTGCTGGAGGCCGGTGTGAGCCTCGCGGTTGCTTCCGGCTCCTACGACTTCTTCTCATCCACTTCCGCCGGTGCCCTTGGCACCCAGCAGAGCGCTGGCAGTGCCTCTGAGACGGACGTTTTGCCGGGCATCTACGTCGGTCTCAGCGGTGTTTACCAGCTCAGCGAACGCTGGGCGCTGCAGGGCTCCGGACGTTACCAGTATATGAAGTCCTTCGAACTGAATGCCGGTGGTTCGAATGCGGAATTGTCGTTCGACTCCGCCTTCGTGCTTTCTCTTGGCGTGCTTTACTCGTTCTGACCGGAGTCGTTCCGACACCCATAGCTTTCACGCAAAACGGGGTTGGCATCCGCCAACCCCGTTTTCGTTTGCGGAGGCAGAGCCGATCCGCTGTTCATGAAAAAGAAAAATAACCGCTGTGCCGTCCAGGCGAGGTGAGCCACGTTCCAGGAGCCCACTAGGTGGGGACGTCCGGATGATGTTGGTCGTCCTGTAAAGGCATGACCGGATTTACCGGAGGAATGTCCCCGTGTTTATAGCATCGGTTCGGGCACGCTTGCCTGAGCGGACGCACACAGCAGTTGCAGGGATGCTACCGCCGACCGGACCGCTGGCAACCGAATTCCTGCGTTTGGACCCCGAAATCGGGGCGGCATTTCCGTGACGGATTGCAACGTGAAAAGTTTGATGAATACGCCTACCCGTGTCATTCGTCAAAGAAGGCACATCGCCAGAAACCCCATGAAACCGAAACGTTTTCTTTCCCTTGCCACGCTCGCCGTCCTGACCGTGACCGGTTGCGACAAGTCTTCCAAAGGCGGCGACCAAGGTCGTGCCGATACGGACCGCCAGCTCCAGGAAGCCCGGGACCGCGAGGCAGACCTTCGCAACCAGCTCGAGATGCAGAAGCTGGATTCCGAACGGGCGGCGCTCGATGCCGAGCGACAGCGCATCGAGGATGCCAAGGCTGATTTGGAGCGCCGCAATCTCGACGCGCAATCCGCCGAAGCCCAGCGCCTGAAACAGCGCGAGGACGATCTGGCCAAGAAGCAATCCGATTTGGATTCCCGCGAGGCGGATCTCGGCAGCCGCGAGCAATTGTTGAGCGATCGTGAGATGGACCTCGCAGGCCGCGAGCCGATTCCGGAACTCGATCCGACGCCGGATCTTCCGAACGAAGCGCCGGTTTCGGACTACAATGTTTTCTACGACCAGCTCGGCTCGAATGGCGATGGCTCGTGGTTCGAAACACCGGACTACGGCTACGTTTATCAGCCCACCGTGGTGGTACAGGACAGCTCATGGCGTCCCTATACCCGTGGCCGCTGGGCATGCAGCAACCGCGGTTGGACGTGGATGTCGGACGAGCCCTTCGGCTGGGCAACCTACCACTATGGTCGCTGGGCGCTGTGCCGTGGCCGCGGCTGGGTGTGGGTTCCCGGTGACGAATGGGCTCCGTCGTGGGTCTGCTGGCGCTCCGGTGATGACTGCATGGGTTGGGCTCCGCTTCCTCCGGAGAGCATGGGTTACCGCCGCCGTGGCTGGGGCACCTCCGTGGAGGTGGACCTGAGCATCGGCGTGGGTTGGTTCACCTTCTGCGCGATGCGGGACTTCGGTGGTCCGTTGCGCTCGCGCTGCTATCCCTACAGCCAGAACCAGCAGTGGTGGAGCCGCAGCCGCAACTGCACCAACATCACTTTCGTCAACAACCAGTTCAACATCGGTGGTCCGAGCTATCGTGACATCAACCGCCGTCTCGGTCGTCCGATGCCGTTTTACGAACTGAACCTCGACCGCTACGATCCCTCCCGCCGCGGCAATTTCAATTCCCAGGTGAACGGCAACCGCCTCAATATTTTCGCCCCTACGGTCAATGCGAATTGGAACGACGGCCTGCGTCCGAACCGCGTGAAGGACAAGTGGAATGATTTGCAGGTGGATCGTCCGGTGGCTCTCAAGCAGGACGTCGCCGAGAAATTCCGCGAGGCGCGTGAAGAACGCCAGCGCAAGGCCCAGGAAGCGATCGAGAAACTCGGTGGCCAGCAGGCGTTGCAGAAAGAGCGTCTCGCCATCCTCGAACAGAACCGCAAGGAAGCCCAGGAAAAGACCAAGGTCGTTTTCCAAGAGCGCCAGAAGGAAATCCAGGAGCGCCAGCAACAGGCGAAGGAGGATTTGCAG belongs to Luteolibacter ambystomatis and includes:
- a CDS encoding DUF6600 domain-containing protein — translated: MKPKRFLSLATLAVLTVTGCDKSSKGGDQGRADTDRQLQEARDREADLRNQLEMQKLDSERAALDAERQRIEDAKADLERRNLDAQSAEAQRLKQREDDLAKKQSDLDSREADLGSREQLLSDREMDLAGREPIPELDPTPDLPNEAPVSDYNVFYDQLGSNGDGSWFETPDYGYVYQPTVVVQDSSWRPYTRGRWACSNRGWTWMSDEPFGWATYHYGRWALCRGRGWVWVPGDEWAPSWVCWRSGDDCMGWAPLPPESMGYRRRGWGTSVEVDLSIGVGWFTFCAMRDFGGPLRSRCYPYSQNQQWWSRSRNCTNITFVNNQFNIGGPSYRDINRRLGRPMPFYELNLDRYDPSRRGNFNSQVNGNRLNIFAPTVNANWNDGLRPNRVKDKWNDLQVDRPVALKQDVAEKFREAREERQRKAQEAIEKLGGQQALQKERLAILEQNRKEAQEKTKVVFQERQKEIQERQQQAKEDLQKRQQDLRDKQGQAKEDMDKRRQEAADRLKDQQQQRQDDMAKRQQDLRDKQEQAKDDAEKRRQEMADRLKDQQQQRQQGKDDGKDQAGNMQERLKQQQEQRQADLAKRQEELRQKQEQAKDDAEKRRQEAADRLKNQQQGRNDGGNDQAGNMQERLKQQQEQRQADLAKRQEELRQQQEQAKAEAEKRRQDAADRMKEQQQQRQQQQEQNDRQQQMQQQQERLKQQQEDRQRQMEEQRQQQQEKLKQAQQERAQQQQEQARQQQQEQMRQQQQERAQQQQEQARQAAQERAQQQQEQMRQQQQERQRQMEEQRQAAQERARQQQEQMRQQQEQARQAAQERAQQMQEQLRKQQEERQKQRNGQ